From Salinirubrum litoreum, one genomic window encodes:
- a CDS encoding CPBP family intramembrane glutamic endopeptidase: MESVRSLVRRHRFAAFVLLTFLLTWIPWGVVAVDLQTGRSAFVTPLLLLGGLGPFLAAVVVATLGGDGRSWLRALVDVRAPPGVWLAAVLVPVVLYVGAIAVVVAGGAQFDRAGLLPAAALPAVVFATLVRGGLEEPGWRGLALPVLQRRVGAFWASIAIGVIWAVWHVPLFLMPGSSQAGTPFALYAAAVVGISVITTWLYNAAGGRVLVAVVFHTLSNAVSVTTAGGVVGSEVASQVALLGVVWAVVALLVWRYGTERLSVNPLPDGGLDLSASSTDRERADRPRDTPS, from the coding sequence ATGGAATCAGTACGCTCTCTCGTCCGCCGGCATCGCTTCGCCGCGTTCGTCCTCCTCACGTTCCTCCTGACATGGATCCCGTGGGGAGTCGTCGCCGTCGACCTCCAGACCGGCCGGTCCGCGTTCGTGACGCCGTTGCTCCTGCTCGGCGGCCTCGGCCCCTTCCTCGCGGCCGTCGTCGTCGCCACACTCGGTGGCGACGGCCGGTCGTGGCTCCGGGCGCTCGTCGACGTCCGGGCACCGCCGGGAGTCTGGCTCGCCGCCGTGCTGGTGCCGGTCGTCCTCTACGTGGGTGCCATCGCGGTCGTCGTCGCGGGTGGCGCACAGTTCGACCGCGCCGGTCTCCTGCCGGCGGCGGCGCTCCCGGCCGTCGTGTTCGCGACGCTCGTCAGGGGCGGCCTGGAGGAACCCGGCTGGCGCGGTCTCGCGCTCCCGGTCTTACAGCGTCGAGTCGGGGCGTTCTGGGCGAGTATCGCCATCGGCGTGATCTGGGCGGTCTGGCACGTCCCGCTGTTCCTGATGCCCGGAAGCTCACAGGCGGGGACGCCGTTCGCTCTGTACGCGGCCGCCGTGGTCGGGATCAGCGTGATCACGACGTGGCTCTACAACGCCGCCGGTGGCCGCGTGCTGGTCGCCGTCGTCTTCCACACGCTCTCGAACGCGGTGTCCGTGACGACCGCCGGGGGTGTCGTCGGGAGCGAGGTGGCCTCACAGGTCGCCCTGCTCGGCGTCGTCTGGGCGGTGGTGGCACTGCTGGTCTGGCGGTACGGGACCGAGCGACTCTCGGTGAACCCGCTCCCCGACGGGGGGTTAGATCTCTCTGCGTCGTCGACCGATCGTGAACGGGCCGACCGACCGCGCGACACCCCGTCGTGA
- a CDS encoding cupin domain-containing protein, with protein sequence MSRTPHDTDLPEQSSDTDSSTTEYPRTVVDSSTGASITFRERGTDDRGSYLVMDGVLPPGVGSGPARIHPRAEAVSEVIEGRAVVTIRDEETVLLPGESVAIAAGDPHTIRNWDDASLVVRTTLRPPGEFESAIRGLYGLGAGGRPDLLGVAAVLYHHREDVQIAALPWRVQRPVLRLLTAVAGVLGRDPSADR encoded by the coding sequence ATGAGTCGTACACCACACGATACCGATCTTCCGGAGCAGTCGTCCGACACCGACTCCTCGACGACCGAGTACCCGCGCACTGTCGTCGATTCGTCGACCGGGGCCAGTATCACGTTCCGCGAACGGGGCACCGACGACCGAGGGTCCTATCTGGTGATGGACGGCGTCCTCCCGCCGGGAGTCGGCAGTGGCCCGGCCCGCATCCACCCGCGCGCCGAGGCAGTGTCCGAGGTGATCGAGGGCCGTGCCGTCGTCACGATACGTGACGAGGAGACGGTACTGTTACCCGGCGAGTCGGTCGCCATCGCCGCAGGCGACCCACACACGATCCGCAACTGGGACGATGCGTCTCTCGTCGTGCGGACGACACTGCGGCCACCCGGCGAGTTCGAATCCGCGATCCGGGGGCTGTACGGACTCGGCGCTGGCGGTCGACCGGACCTGCTCGGCGTCGCCGCAGTGCTGTATCACCACCGGGAAGACGTTCAGATCGCGGCACTGCCCTGGAGGGTGCAACGCCCGGTGTTACGTCTCCTCACAGCAGTCGCCGGCGTCCTCGGCCGTGACCCGTCGGCGGACCGCTGA
- a CDS encoding helix-turn-helix domain-containing protein, giving the protein MTPDGEMAGVDLATVVSLLDDEHVRSILIATSEKPRSANELSDRCGLSTSSIYRRLERLTDADLVTERTRPRSDGHHETVYVSRLDRFELTIRDGDISWEVDRRSDDVADQLTRLWGKF; this is encoded by the coding sequence ATGACACCTGACGGAGAGATGGCCGGCGTCGACCTCGCAACCGTCGTCTCGCTGCTCGACGACGAGCACGTCCGGTCGATCCTGATCGCGACGAGCGAGAAGCCACGGTCGGCGAACGAACTCAGCGACCGCTGTGGGCTCTCCACGTCGTCGATCTACCGGCGACTCGAGCGGCTGACCGACGCCGACCTCGTGACCGAGCGCACGCGCCCACGATCCGACGGGCACCACGAGACGGTGTACGTCTCACGGCTCGACCGGTTCGAACTCACCATCAGGGACGGCGACATCTCGTGGGAGGTCGACCGCCGGAGCGACGACGTCGCCGACCAACTGACTCGCCTGTGGGGGAAGTTCTGA
- a CDS encoding DUF5518 domain-containing protein: MSSEDAECRHVCLADGAPSEAPRGDETEGRRIGGAGAPLRTVRLIVHCLRGRLSPLFGGAVAGYLQKVPPKRGAKTGGLSGVIAVVPILLLLTLGFALSHLQPAAFGVSGGQRVGYHARVVRPVETPAAEHCDSGRMQPLTSNHYKNPSTGCAGPQSMWSLYGIGE, encoded by the coding sequence ATGTCCAGCGAGGATGCCGAGTGTCGTCACGTCTGTCTCGCGGACGGAGCACCGAGCGAGGCACCACGGGGCGACGAGACCGAAGGCCGTCGAATCGGGGGAGCGGGAGCGCCCCTCCGAACGGTCAGACTCATCGTACATTGCTTGCGTGGACGGCTCTCGCCCCTGTTCGGCGGGGCGGTCGCGGGGTATCTCCAGAAGGTGCCCCCGAAGCGTGGAGCGAAGACCGGTGGGCTCTCCGGTGTGATCGCAGTCGTCCCGATACTCCTGCTGCTCACTCTGGGGTTCGCACTCTCGCACTTGCAGCCAGCCGCCTTCGGCGTGTCCGGCGGCCAGCGAGTCGGGTACCACGCGCGGGTAGTGAGACCAGTGGAGACTCCTGCCGCCGAGCACTGCGACTCGGGCCGGATGCAGCCTCTCACCTCGAACCATTACAAAAATCCATCGACGGGGTGCGCAGGCCCGCAGTCGATGTGGAGCTTATACGGTATCGGCGAGTGA
- a CDS encoding universal stress protein, whose amino-acid sequence MAPAHVLVPLDGSPLADEALSHALETFDCEVTVLNVLTPIGSGMSEGGVRERGDERLDDARERAEKMIAEATERAAEYDREVETVIETGDPAEVILAFVEGSDVDHVVMGGHGGESNGLVSRLLGTVATTVVSDAPVTVTVVR is encoded by the coding sequence ATGGCACCCGCACACGTCCTCGTCCCGCTGGATGGCTCGCCGCTCGCGGACGAGGCGCTCTCACACGCCCTGGAGACGTTCGACTGCGAGGTCACGGTCCTCAACGTGCTCACACCCATCGGGAGTGGGATGAGCGAAGGCGGGGTTCGCGAGCGCGGGGACGAGCGTCTCGACGACGCCCGTGAGCGAGCCGAGAAGATGATCGCGGAGGCCACCGAGCGGGCAGCCGAGTACGACCGGGAGGTCGAGACGGTCATCGAGACCGGCGACCCAGCCGAGGTCATCCTCGCGTTCGTCGAAGGGAGCGACGTGGACCACGTCGTCATGGGCGGTCACGGGGGCGAGTCGAACGGTCTGGTCTCGCGCCTGCTCGGGACGGTCGCGACGACGGTCGTCAGCGACGCGCCGGTGACGGTGACCGTCGTTCGGTGA
- a CDS encoding class I SAM-dependent methyltransferase, whose protein sequence is MPTKPVPNTDDIDEQQLAEVVETSLVDLGATVHAALAIIGDELGLYATLDEKGPLSAEELAAETETAERYVREWLRAEAAGGYVTHDAASGRYELSPEQAYVLANEDSPVFMPGAFQLVSAVAKIEPELREAFRTGDGIGWHEHDEDVFHGTERFFGPSYGANLLSWIEALDGVDSALDAGGRIADVGCGHGAPTVRMAEAYPDSTAIGFDYHESSIEVARDRAKTAGVADRVDFAVATAREYEGTDYDLVTMFNCFHDMGDPVGVAAHVRETLADDGSWMIVEPYASDHLEENFTPYGRLAYSISTLACTPNSLSQDVGYALGAQAGEAETRSVVTEGGFSTFRRVAETPTSLVYEAIP, encoded by the coding sequence ATGCCAACTAAACCAGTACCTAACACAGACGACATCGACGAACAGCAATTAGCGGAGGTCGTAGAAACGTCACTCGTCGACCTCGGTGCGACAGTTCACGCCGCACTGGCCATCATCGGCGACGAACTCGGGCTCTACGCGACACTCGACGAGAAAGGACCGCTCTCCGCAGAGGAACTGGCCGCGGAGACGGAGACGGCAGAACGGTACGTGAGAGAGTGGTTACGAGCAGAGGCAGCAGGCGGCTACGTGACGCACGACGCCGCAAGCGGCCGATACGAACTCTCACCCGAACAGGCGTACGTCCTGGCCAACGAGGACAGCCCGGTGTTCATGCCGGGTGCGTTTCAGTTGGTCTCGGCAGTCGCCAAGATCGAACCCGAACTCCGCGAAGCGTTCCGAACCGGCGACGGTATCGGCTGGCACGAACACGACGAAGACGTGTTCCACGGCACAGAACGCTTCTTCGGCCCCTCCTACGGTGCGAACCTGCTGTCCTGGATCGAGGCACTCGACGGTGTGGACTCGGCGCTGGACGCGGGTGGCCGGATCGCCGACGTAGGGTGTGGTCACGGTGCGCCGACAGTCCGCATGGCAGAAGCGTATCCCGACTCGACAGCCATCGGCTTCGACTACCACGAGTCGTCGATCGAGGTGGCGCGCGACCGGGCGAAGACGGCCGGCGTCGCCGATCGCGTCGACTTTGCGGTCGCTACTGCGCGGGAGTACGAGGGAACTGACTACGACCTCGTCACGATGTTCAACTGCTTCCACGACATGGGTGACCCAGTCGGTGTCGCAGCGCACGTCCGTGAGACGCTCGCCGACGACGGGTCCTGGATGATCGTCGAACCCTACGCCAGCGACCACCTCGAAGAGAACTTCACGCCGTACGGTCGCCTCGCGTATTCGATCTCGACGCTTGCGTGTACGCCCAACTCCCTCAGTCAGGACGTCGGGTACGCACTCGGCGCGCAGGCCGGAGAGGCAGAGACCCGATCGGTCGTCACCGAGGGTGGGTTCTCGACCTTCCGTCGTGTCGCGGAGACACCGACGAGTCTGGTCTACGAGGCCATCCCGTAA
- a CDS encoding DUF7521 family protein, which yields MAVIGFGSPVGLLAGLAATLSAIIGLYIGYQAYRGLRRNEERSMRWLSVGMILLFGLTYLLAVAGQGLIAFRIVPIHLQNVVRLAVRLTQVVGLACIAYSLRIATGR from the coding sequence ATGGCGGTGATCGGCTTCGGGTCGCCCGTCGGCCTGCTCGCCGGACTCGCGGCGACGCTGTCGGCGATCATCGGCCTCTACATCGGCTATCAGGCGTATCGTGGCCTCCGGCGGAACGAGGAACGCTCGATGCGGTGGCTCTCGGTCGGGATGATCCTGCTGTTCGGGTTGACGTACCTGCTGGCCGTCGCCGGGCAGGGCCTGATCGCGTTCCGGATCGTCCCGATCCACCTGCAGAACGTCGTCCGCCTGGCGGTTCGGCTGACGCAGGTGGTCGGTCTCGCCTGTATCGCGTACTCGCTACGGATCGCGACCGGTCGGTGA
- a CDS encoding Acg family FMN-binding oxidoreductase produces MSQASLTRSVWTLDAGDYPADGPIDDGARFLLRYAILAPSSHNSQPWRFDVRGEEIHVGADESRWLEATDPDKRELYLSVGCAVENCCIAAEHFGFDPVVEYHDPDSADYVVTVRLEAGAPATPRPEGLFDALTARTTSHAVFDGRALDADSRERLDGVGGDAGVTLHLVDDAETRDAIARLQATADRRQMDDPAYRQELGYWIGLGALGSSWIAARIGQAVVTHLDIGDREAAKNSKLIQSAPVVAVLSTPADGPVEQIKTGQIFERIALLASAAGVAVHPMSQTLERPELRSRLRDRLATAESPQHLFRLGYTEETPEHTPRWPLDVFLDDTRVAPEE; encoded by the coding sequence ATGTCTCAGGCATCTCTCACACGATCCGTCTGGACGCTCGACGCGGGTGACTACCCGGCGGACGGACCGATCGACGACGGGGCCCGGTTCCTGCTCAGGTACGCCATCCTCGCGCCGTCGAGTCACAACTCCCAGCCCTGGCGGTTCGACGTGCGTGGCGAGGAGATACACGTCGGCGCAGACGAGTCCCGCTGGCTCGAGGCCACCGATCCCGACAAGCGTGAACTGTACCTCAGCGTGGGCTGTGCCGTCGAGAACTGCTGTATCGCGGCGGAACACTTCGGATTCGACCCGGTCGTCGAGTACCACGACCCCGACTCGGCGGACTACGTCGTGACCGTGCGACTCGAGGCGGGTGCGCCCGCGACGCCCCGCCCCGAAGGGTTGTTCGACGCACTCACGGCCCGGACGACGAGTCACGCGGTCTTCGACGGGCGGGCGCTCGACGCCGACAGCCGCGAGCGACTGGATGGCGTCGGCGGCGACGCGGGCGTCACGCTCCACCTCGTCGACGACGCGGAGACGAGAGACGCGATCGCCAGACTGCAGGCGACCGCGGACCGCCGTCAGATGGACGATCCCGCGTATCGGCAGGAACTGGGCTACTGGATCGGTCTCGGCGCACTGGGCAGTTCTTGGATCGCCGCCCGGATCGGACAGGCGGTCGTCACCCACCTCGACATCGGGGATCGTGAGGCGGCGAAGAACTCGAAGTTGATCCAGAGCGCCCCGGTCGTCGCGGTGCTGAGTACGCCCGCGGACGGCCCGGTCGAACAGATCAAGACCGGACAGATCTTCGAGCGGATCGCCCTGCTGGCCAGTGCCGCGGGCGTCGCCGTCCATCCGATGAGTCAGACGCTCGAACGACCCGAGCTACGGTCGCGACTCCGCGACCGTCTGGCGACGGCCGAGAGCCCACAGCACCTCTTCCGACTCGGATACACCGAGGAGACGCCAGAGCACACACCTCGCTGGCCACTCGACGTGTTTCTGGACGACACACGAGTCGCTCCCGAGGAGTGA
- a CDS encoding alpha/beta fold hydrolase, whose product MPTVQTGDIETYYETRGEGPPLLFVHGALSDHSAAAAQLDAFSEECTTIAYDLRGHGQTANPRDAPYSIDLLAADLDAFITALDLDHPVLCGVSMGGMVAQTYASRHPDGLGGLVLADTFTPSFVDRRDRFERTVLTRASLELLRLVGYERAMGALTWLGRRIERNRTTSLRPERFPPMETAAAVNALRAVLSFQHTDIDLRSITVPTLILYGEHETSVIRRHVPTLAAEIPRATVREVPDAGHASPWDNPAFFNDAIRTFLTEIVSSPAAGSEPPE is encoded by the coding sequence ATGCCGACAGTGCAGACCGGCGATATCGAGACCTACTACGAGACACGCGGTGAGGGCCCGCCCCTGCTCTTCGTCCACGGCGCACTCTCCGACCACTCGGCAGCGGCCGCACAACTCGATGCCTTCAGCGAGGAATGTACGACGATCGCATACGACCTCCGCGGTCACGGGCAGACGGCGAACCCACGCGACGCGCCGTACTCCATCGACCTGTTGGCAGCCGACCTCGACGCGTTCATCACCGCTCTCGACCTCGACCACCCGGTACTCTGTGGTGTCTCGATGGGTGGCATGGTCGCACAGACGTACGCCAGCCGACACCCGGACGGACTCGGTGGCCTCGTTCTCGCCGACACGTTCACGCCGTCGTTCGTCGACCGGCGGGACCGCTTCGAGCGGACCGTCCTGACGCGGGCGTCCCTGGAACTGCTTCGGCTGGTCGGCTACGAGCGTGCCATGGGGGCTCTCACCTGGCTCGGTCGGCGGATCGAGCGGAACCGGACCACGAGTCTCCGCCCGGAGCGGTTCCCTCCGATGGAGACGGCTGCTGCGGTCAACGCACTCCGAGCGGTGCTGTCCTTCCAGCACACCGACATCGACCTCCGGTCGATCACCGTCCCGACGTTGATCCTCTACGGTGAACACGAGACGTCCGTGATCCGTCGACACGTCCCCACGCTCGCCGCCGAGATACCCCGGGCGACCGTTCGGGAGGTCCCCGACGCCGGACACGCTTCCCCGTGGGACAACCCGGCGTTCTTCAACGACGCGATCCGGACGTTCCTGACCGAGATCGTCTCGTCGCCAGCGGCGGGGAGTGAGCCACCCGAGTGA
- a CDS encoding DUF4386 family protein produces the protein MASASGVAVGGTEPSVRTNRWNLRRIGGIAALTEAAIYVAGILYFLVVLDYANVSGPLQQVELFVANQTSLYAMNLLIYVVFGAVLVALVLALHDRLKTGAPTLMQAATAFGLIWAGLVIASGMIANVGTGVVVDLYATDPTQAAATWTAIGPVVDGLGGGNEVVGGIWTLLVSVAALRGKLLPSLLNYVGIVVGAAGIVSAVPAFGEIGGAVFGLTQIVWFVGLGIVLLRTK, from the coding sequence ATGGCCTCTGCGAGTGGTGTGGCAGTGGGGGGTACCGAACCGTCTGTCCGGACGAACAGGTGGAATCTACGACGGATCGGCGGTATCGCCGCCCTGACCGAAGCAGCGATCTACGTCGCGGGGATCCTCTACTTCCTGGTCGTGCTGGACTACGCGAACGTGTCCGGGCCGCTCCAGCAGGTAGAACTGTTCGTCGCCAACCAGACGAGTCTGTACGCGATGAATCTCCTCATCTACGTCGTCTTCGGTGCCGTCCTCGTCGCACTGGTTCTGGCACTGCACGACCGACTGAAGACCGGTGCACCTACGTTGATGCAGGCGGCGACCGCGTTCGGGTTGATCTGGGCCGGTCTCGTGATCGCCAGCGGGATGATCGCCAACGTCGGCACGGGCGTCGTCGTCGACCTCTACGCGACCGATCCGACACAGGCGGCGGCCACCTGGACGGCGATCGGTCCGGTCGTCGACGGACTGGGCGGCGGGAACGAGGTGGTCGGCGGGATCTGGACCCTGCTCGTGAGCGTCGCAGCCCTGCGCGGGAAACTGCTCCCCAGCCTGCTGAACTACGTCGGGATCGTGGTAGGTGCGGCGGGCATCGTCTCTGCTGTCCCGGCGTTCGGTGAGATCGGCGGGGCCGTCTTCGGTCTGACGCAGATCGTCTGGTTCGTGGGGCTCGGTATCGTCCTGTTGCGGACGAAGTGA
- a CDS encoding helix-turn-helix transcriptional regulator → MRSSSYSPIDDIAYLARSDHRVSTLVALTVRPRTRSELRGTVGVSPSTMRRTLREFEERDWIRRPDHEYEATQLGAYIASGMTALKERVELEQRLRDVWQWLPGEESGFTVEMCPDAVVTVAEADNPYAPINRFLTLLDESDTLRFIGSSLVLLEPCRDEFCEHVIDGLQAEIIDPPRVAEYIRSTYPALSSETLASGNLTVRLLEDLPPYGVGLFDDRIAVCGHDPDSVTVRVLLDTADEEAREWAESEYDFYRRQTQTAHFGPVPD, encoded by the coding sequence ATGCGGTCGAGCAGCTACTCACCGATCGACGACATCGCGTATCTCGCACGGTCCGATCACCGTGTCAGCACGCTCGTCGCGTTGACCGTCCGGCCCCGTACTCGTTCCGAACTCCGGGGGACGGTCGGTGTCTCACCGTCGACGATGCGGCGGACCCTGCGTGAGTTCGAGGAGCGCGACTGGATTCGCCGACCCGACCACGAATACGAGGCGACACAGCTCGGCGCGTACATCGCATCGGGGATGACAGCACTGAAAGAGCGCGTCGAACTCGAACAGCGTCTCCGAGACGTCTGGCAGTGGCTCCCGGGCGAGGAGAGCGGGTTCACCGTCGAGATGTGTCCCGATGCGGTCGTGACGGTCGCCGAGGCCGACAACCCCTACGCCCCGATCAATCGGTTTCTCACGCTGCTCGACGAGAGCGATACACTCCGGTTCATCGGGTCCTCGCTCGTGCTGTTGGAACCGTGTCGTGACGAGTTCTGCGAGCACGTTATCGACGGACTGCAAGCGGAGATCATCGATCCGCCACGCGTCGCCGAGTACATCCGGTCGACGTATCCGGCGTTGTCGTCCGAGACCCTCGCCAGCGGGAATCTCACCGTCCGACTACTCGAGGACCTCCCGCCGTACGGCGTCGGTCTCTTCGACGACCGGATCGCCGTCTGTGGCCACGACCCCGACAGTGTAACAGTTCGGGTGTTGCTCGATACAGCCGACGAAGAAGCCCGAGAGTGGGCAGAATCGGAGTACGACTTCTACCGCCGCCAGACGCAAACTGCTCACTTCGGCCCCGTCCCTGACTGA
- a CDS encoding NAD(P)-dependent alcohol dehydrogenase, with translation MAADEFQPTPDTAISEAPDIEETRMHAIVQLTYGGPEVLSFTTVEKPVPDDDEVLVRVVAASVGVGDWHLMRGSPLLVRLVYGGYRRPKFPTVGVDVAGSVEAVGRNVTGFVVGDAVLADLSEHGFGGFAEYVCVPATALVRKPASVPFEMAATIPTSAVAALQALRDAGQLQAGEHVLINGASGGVGTFAVQIAKYLGAEVTGVCSTAKADLVRSIGADHVVDYTTTDVTTAGTQYDLIVDTAGSHPMRAYRRVLTPTGRYVMVGGPTRRFVSAMLGGPLLSAIGTQRFGGFTLQPDPADLAFVAQLLESDDVTPVVDRQYPLREVPEAIRYLEAGHATGKVVITSDTPV, from the coding sequence ATGGCGGCGGACGAATTCCAGCCGACCCCCGACACCGCGATATCGGAAGCCCCCGACATCGAAGAGACCCGGATGCACGCGATCGTCCAGTTGACGTACGGCGGACCCGAGGTCCTGTCGTTCACGACTGTCGAGAAGCCCGTGCCGGACGACGACGAGGTGCTTGTCCGCGTCGTCGCCGCGTCGGTCGGTGTCGGTGACTGGCACCTCATGCGCGGGTCGCCGCTCCTCGTCCGACTCGTCTACGGCGGCTACCGACGACCGAAGTTCCCGACGGTCGGTGTCGACGTCGCGGGGAGCGTCGAGGCAGTCGGCCGGAACGTCACCGGCTTCGTGGTGGGTGATGCGGTGCTCGCCGACCTCTCGGAACACGGCTTCGGTGGCTTCGCCGAGTACGTCTGCGTCCCGGCGACCGCACTGGTCAGGAAACCGGCGTCCGTCCCCTTCGAGATGGCTGCTACGATACCGACGTCTGCCGTCGCTGCCCTCCAGGCACTCCGCGACGCCGGCCAGTTACAGGCCGGCGAACACGTCTTGATCAACGGTGCCTCGGGTGGCGTCGGGACGTTCGCGGTACAGATCGCGAAGTACCTCGGTGCAGAGGTGACCGGAGTGTGCAGCACCGCGAAGGCGGACCTGGTCCGCTCGATCGGTGCGGACCACGTCGTCGACTACACGACGACCGACGTCACCACCGCCGGGACGCAGTACGACCTCATCGTCGATACGGCAGGTTCGCACCCGATGCGTGCCTACCGGCGTGTGCTCACGCCGACCGGCCGGTACGTCATGGTCGGCGGCCCGACGCGGCGGTTCGTGAGCGCGATGCTCGGCGGGCCGCTCCTCTCGGCCATCGGGACGCAGCGGTTCGGGGGATTCACGCTCCAGCCCGACCCTGCGGACCTGGCGTTCGTGGCTCAGTTACTCGAGTCGGACGACGTCACGCCCGTCGTCGACCGCCAGTACCCGCTCCGCGAGGTACCCGAGGCCATCCGGTATCTCGAAGCCGGCCACGCGACGGGGAAGGTCGTGATCACGTCGGACACGCCGGTGTAG
- a CDS encoding serine hydrolase domain-containing protein — protein MTHTSRHTLAVLLLIVALVSSPALASFERPAASVASEAQPSLDDPEAVEAWLDETMAAQLERHHVPGATVVLVHEDEIALAKGYGYADLDTRRPVVADETVFSVGSTGKLVTWTAVMQGVEDGRLDLDRDVNDYLADSAVSVPPTYPEPVTLRHLGTHTAGFEDVFAGMVADDPGEIRPMDQILADQRPARVSPPGAFVAYSNYGTALAGHVVAETADTPFVEQVDERIFMPLGMANTTYAQPLPARLDPHRATGYTYQNGGYQAHPPLVWTLPPEGGSLRTTGADMGQFMLAHLNEGAVGGERILSAESVREMHSRQVTKSERVPELNGMAFGFIEMDRNDERIVGHWGDTPRFTSLLALYPERDLGLFVVYNAPGGGTARFELLDAFTDRYYPRSDTPAVDPPTGATDRARALTGDYRSLTVSTSSWERLLGVTTRTYTVEATDDGSLRTTRLGAPTQTWVERRPGVYEAVGGSDLLVFEYDDEGRATHLFFDSFGPSTYERVPCYERLTVLQTGLGAGVLGFASVLLLWLAGPLWRRWRGHDAPDDRERAAHWLLGTVSLLWLAVLVIFLLAWLDFNAEAASPSLALQTGKLVRWVALAGTVGAVVATGLAWRDEYWTRPVRVHYTVVTAAAVVVAWQLSLLGVLPL, from the coding sequence ATGACACACACATCGAGACACACACTCGCCGTCCTGCTCCTGATCGTCGCCCTCGTGAGTAGCCCGGCGCTCGCCTCGTTCGAGCGACCCGCCGCGTCTGTCGCGTCCGAGGCGCAGCCGAGTCTCGACGACCCCGAGGCCGTCGAGGCGTGGCTCGACGAGACGATGGCGGCACAGCTCGAACGCCACCACGTCCCGGGGGCGACGGTCGTCCTCGTCCACGAGGACGAGATCGCACTCGCGAAGGGGTACGGCTACGCCGATCTCGACACACGCCGTCCGGTCGTCGCCGACGAGACCGTCTTCAGCGTCGGCTCGACCGGCAAACTCGTCACGTGGACGGCCGTGATGCAGGGCGTCGAGGACGGCCGACTCGACCTCGACCGCGACGTGAACGACTACCTCGCCGACTCTGCGGTGTCCGTCCCGCCCACCTACCCGGAGCCCGTCACCCTGCGACACCTCGGGACGCACACTGCGGGGTTCGAGGACGTCTTCGCCGGGATGGTCGCAGACGACCCCGGCGAGATCAGGCCGATGGACCAGATCCTTGCCGACCAGCGGCCCGCCCGCGTCTCCCCGCCGGGCGCGTTCGTCGCGTACTCGAACTACGGGACGGCACTCGCCGGCCACGTCGTCGCCGAGACCGCCGACACGCCCTTCGTCGAACAGGTCGACGAGCGCATCTTCATGCCGCTGGGGATGGCGAACACGACCTACGCCCAACCGCTCCCGGCGCGACTGGACCCGCACCGCGCGACCGGCTACACGTACCAGAACGGCGGGTATCAGGCCCACCCGCCGCTGGTGTGGACGTTGCCGCCGGAGGGCGGTTCGCTCCGGACGACCGGGGCGGACATGGGGCAGTTCATGCTCGCGCACCTGAACGAGGGTGCTGTCGGCGGGGAGCGCATCCTGTCTGCGGAGTCGGTCCGCGAGATGCACAGTCGGCAGGTCACGAAGTCCGAACGCGTCCCCGAACTGAACGGGATGGCCTTCGGTTTCATCGAGATGGACCGGAACGACGAGCGGATCGTCGGCCACTGGGGGGACACGCCCCGGTTCACGAGTCTGCTCGCGCTCTACCCGGAGCGAGACCTCGGCCTGTTCGTCGTCTACAACGCGCCCGGCGGCGGGACTGCCCGGTTCGAACTGCTCGACGCCTTCACCGATCGCTACTACCCGCGATCGGACACACCTGCCGTCGACCCGCCGACCGGTGCCACGGACCGAGCGCGCGCCCTCACCGGCGACTACCGGTCGCTGACCGTCTCGACGTCCTCGTGGGAACGGCTCCTCGGTGTCACGACGCGCACCTACACCGTCGAGGCGACCGACGACGGCTCTCTGAGGACCACCCGACTCGGCGCACCCACGCAGACGTGGGTCGAGCGCCGACCAGGGGTCTACGAGGCAGTCGGCGGCAGCGATCTGCTGGTCTTCGAGTACGACGACGAGGGCCGGGCGACACACCTGTTCTTCGATAGCTTCGGGCCGTCGACCTACGAGCGCGTCCCGTGCTACGAGCGACTGACGGTGCTACAGACCGGACTCGGCGCTGGCGTCCTCGGCTTCGCCTCCGTCCTCCTGCTCTGGCTCGCGGGGCCGCTGTGGCGACGCTGGCGCGGTCACGACGCCCCGGACGACCGCGAACGCGCCGCACACTGGCTCCTCGGCACCGTCAGCCTGCTGTGGCTCGCCGTGCTGGTGATCTTCCTGCTCGCGTGGCTCGACTTCAACGCGGAGGCCGCCTCCCCGTCGCTGGCACTCCAGACCGGGAAACTCGTCCGGTGGGTCGCGCTCGCGGGCACGGTCGGTGCCGTCGTGGCAACCGGCCTCGCGTGGCGCGACGAGTACTGGACACGTCCCGTCCGGGTCCACTACACGGTCGTGACTGCCGCGGCGGTCGTGGTCGCCTGGCAACTGTCACTGCTCGGTGTCCTCCCGCTGTAG